One genomic window of Aricia agestis chromosome 7, ilAriAges1.1, whole genome shotgun sequence includes the following:
- the LOC121728904 gene encoding uncharacterized protein LOC121728904 isoform X4 → MVYKWCAVPECKNTSLKTPEKIFVSVPTNPKRRKMWLQLARRDPKSVLSHSNIFMCEDHFDIEKDTTNYLKYKMGFSQKIFLTDKAVPTKFHCQEDRKRRLSPQAGPSRDTSLKRQRKSLVAECLESQSTTETDVESMNQQHDSIIVQDTVMLEEIPKTLDKETSTETVVTVEKSVQVTTKVTKHFRSKAVQVRSQNKSISTSPSKVCTTSSFTSPLKIEPCRLHPSHSGAVNAVKKKIILEDERSDSEISCLESGHLSPFVLTSTSSSSKVTDSESFATETEDMEKMQCLKNTMRLIENKPTMYIGISKD, encoded by the exons ATGGTGTATAAATGGTGTGCAGTGCCAGAATGTAAAAATACGTCTTTAAAAACTCCAGAAAAAATATTCGTTTCTGTTCCAACTAATCCCAAAAGACGAAAAATGTGGTTACAATTAGCTCGAAGAGACCCAAAGAGCGTTTTATCgcattcaaacatttttatgtGTGAAGATCACTTTGAT atAGAAAAAGATACAACAAACTACTTGAAATACAAAATGGGCTTCAGTCAGAAGATATTTTTGACAGATAAGGCTGTACCGACAAAATTTCATTGTCAAGAGGATCGCAAGAGACGACTGTCCCCTCAAGCTGGACCTTCTCGAGATACGTCCCTTAAAAGGCAAAGAAAAAGTCTTGTTGCGGAATGTTTGGAAAGTCAAAGCACTACTGAAACGGATGTTGAAAGTATGAATCAACAACATGACAGTATTATAGTACAAGATACTGTTATGCTGGAAG AAATACCAAAAACTCTAGACAAAGAAACTTCTACTGAAACTGTAGTAACTGTTGAAAAATCTGTTCAAGTAACAACGAAAGTGACTAAACATTTTAGGAGCAAAGCTGTGCAAGTACGAtcacaaaataaaagtatttctaCCTCACCGTCCAAAGTGTGTACAACATCCAGTTTCACTTCACCCTTGAAAATTGAACCATGTCGTCTTCATCCATCACACTCAGGAGCTGTTAACGCAGTGAAGAAAAAGATTATCCTTGAAGATGAAAGATCAGACAGTGAAATATCTTGTTTGGAAAGTGGCCATTTGTCTCCTTTTGTACTTACatctacatcatcatcatcaaaagtGACTGACTCTGAGAGTTTTGCCACCGAGACTGAAGATATGGAAAAAATGCAgtgccttaaaaatactatgCGTTTGATTGAAAACAAACCTACAATGTATATTGGTATTTCCAAAGACTG a
- the LOC121728904 gene encoding uncharacterized protein LOC121728904 isoform X3, producing MGFSQKIFLTDKAVPTKFHCQEDRKRRLSPQAGPSRDTSLKRQRKSLVAECLESQSTTETDVESMNQQHDSIIVQDTVMLEEIPKTLDKETSTETVVTVEKSVQVTTKVTKHFRSKAVQVRSQNKSISTSPSKVCTTSSFTSPLKIEPCRLHPSHSGAVNAVKKKIILEDERSDSEISCLESGHLSPFVLTSTSSSSKVTDSESFATETEDMEKMQCLKNTMRLIENKPTMYIGISKDCYFLIQLIHKHTNIKIEHILLCLKKIRLNSTFSELEDNFGISLSYASKIFLSNIPILSSVLNKFIVALDKKNIKKNLPIAFRHNYYNVSCIIDCLEIDIQKPSKALYQALTWSDYKKGNTVKYLISCTPNGLVNYVSQGFGGRTSDVTIVENCSFINGLEPGTYILADRGFKHLEPLLHAKGMKLLRPPSVSAGAKLTKSEVRQTKIIASLRIHIERVIRRLREFHMLKQHSVINTNMRRFLDHIIIIACALINLQDSLIK from the exons ATGGGCTTCAGTCAGAAGATATTTTTGACAGATAAGGCTGTACCGACAAAATTTCATTGTCAAGAGGATCGCAAGAGACGACTGTCCCCTCAAGCTGGACCTTCTCGAGATACGTCCCTTAAAAGGCAAAGAAAAAGTCTTGTTGCGGAATGTTTGGAAAGTCAAAGCACTACTGAAACGGATGTTGAAAGTATGAATCAACAACATGACAGTATTATAGTACAAGATACTGTTATGCTGGAAG AAATACCAAAAACTCTAGACAAAGAAACTTCTACTGAAACTGTAGTAACTGTTGAAAAATCTGTTCAAGTAACAACGAAAGTGACTAAACATTTTAGGAGCAAAGCTGTGCAAGTACGAtcacaaaataaaagtatttctaCCTCACCGTCCAAAGTGTGTACAACATCCAGTTTCACTTCACCCTTGAAAATTGAACCATGTCGTCTTCATCCATCACACTCAGGAGCTGTTAACGCAGTGAAGAAAAAGATTATCCTTGAAGATGAAAGATCAGACAGTGAAATATCTTGTTTGGAAAGTGGCCATTTGTCTCCTTTTGTACTTACatctacatcatcatcatcaaaagtGACTGACTCTGAGAGTTTTGCCACCGAGACTGAAGATATGGAAAAAATGCAgtgccttaaaaatactatgCGTTTGATTGAAAACAAACCTACAATGTATATTGGTATTTCCAAAGACTGTTATTTTTTGATTCAGTTAATTCATAAGCAcactaatataaaaattgaacaTATTTTACTTTGTTTAAAGAAAATTAGACTAAATAGCACATTTTCAGAATTAGAAGATAATTTTGGAATATCTCTATCATAtgcaagtaaaatatttttgtctaatATCCCAATATTAAGTAGTGTATTAAACAAATTTATTGTTGCTTtagacaaaaaaaacataaaaaagaatCTCCCAATTGCATTCAGGCACAATTATTACAATGTCAGTTGTATCATTGATTGTCTGGAAATCGATATACAGAAACCCTCCAAGGCTTTATATCAGGCATTAACATGGTCAGACTACAAAAAAGGGAATACTGTGAAGTATTTAATTTCATGTACACCTAATGGTTTAGTCAATTATGTATCACAAGGGTTCGGTGGCAGAACCAGTGATGTCACCATAGTAGAAAACTGTAGCTTTATAAATGGGTTAGAGCCAGGAACTTACATCTTGGCTGACAGAGGCTTTAAGCACCTTGAACCTTTACTTCATGCAAAAGGAATGAAATTATTAAGACCACCTAGTGTAAGTGCTGGTGCAAAATTGACTAAATCTGAAGTTCGACAAACTAAAATCATTGCAAGCTTACGAATTCATATTGAAAGAGTCATAAGACGATTAAGGGAATTTCACATGTTAAAGCAACATTCAGTTATAAATACAAATATGCGTCGTTTCCttgaccatattattattattgcttgtgCACTAATTAATTTGCAGGATTCTCTAATTAAATAA
- the LOC121728904 gene encoding uncharacterized protein LOC121728904 isoform X1 — MVYKWCAVPECKNTSLKTPEKIFVSVPTNPKRRKMWLQLARRDPKSVLSHSNIFMCEDHFDIEKDTTNYLKYKMGFSQKIFLTDKAVPTKFHCQEDRKRRLSPQAGPSRDTSLKRQRKSLVAECLESQSTTETDVESMNQQHDSIIVQDTVMLEEIPKTLDKETSTETVVTVEKSVQVTTKVTKHFRSKAVQVRSQNKSISTSPSKVCTTSSFTSPLKIEPCRLHPSHSGAVNAVKKKIILEDERSDSEISCLESGHLSPFVLTSTSSSSKVTDSESFATETEDMEKMQCLKNTMRLIENKPTMYIGISKDCYFLIQLIHKHTNIKIEHILLCLKKIRLNSTFSELEDNFGISLSYASKIFLSNIPILSSVLNKFIVALDKKNIKKNLPIAFRHNYYNVSCIIDCLEIDIQKPSKALYQALTWSDYKKGNTVKYLISCTPNGLVNYVSQGFGGRTSDVTIVENCSFINGLEPGTYILADRGFKHLEPLLHAKGMKLLRPPSVSAGAKLTKSEVRQTKIIASLRIHIERVIRRLREFHMLKQHSVINTNMRRFLDHIIIIACALINLQDSLIK; from the exons ATGGTGTATAAATGGTGTGCAGTGCCAGAATGTAAAAATACGTCTTTAAAAACTCCAGAAAAAATATTCGTTTCTGTTCCAACTAATCCCAAAAGACGAAAAATGTGGTTACAATTAGCTCGAAGAGACCCAAAGAGCGTTTTATCgcattcaaacatttttatgtGTGAAGATCACTTTGAT atAGAAAAAGATACAACAAACTACTTGAAATACAAAATGGGCTTCAGTCAGAAGATATTTTTGACAGATAAGGCTGTACCGACAAAATTTCATTGTCAAGAGGATCGCAAGAGACGACTGTCCCCTCAAGCTGGACCTTCTCGAGATACGTCCCTTAAAAGGCAAAGAAAAAGTCTTGTTGCGGAATGTTTGGAAAGTCAAAGCACTACTGAAACGGATGTTGAAAGTATGAATCAACAACATGACAGTATTATAGTACAAGATACTGTTATGCTGGAAG AAATACCAAAAACTCTAGACAAAGAAACTTCTACTGAAACTGTAGTAACTGTTGAAAAATCTGTTCAAGTAACAACGAAAGTGACTAAACATTTTAGGAGCAAAGCTGTGCAAGTACGAtcacaaaataaaagtatttctaCCTCACCGTCCAAAGTGTGTACAACATCCAGTTTCACTTCACCCTTGAAAATTGAACCATGTCGTCTTCATCCATCACACTCAGGAGCTGTTAACGCAGTGAAGAAAAAGATTATCCTTGAAGATGAAAGATCAGACAGTGAAATATCTTGTTTGGAAAGTGGCCATTTGTCTCCTTTTGTACTTACatctacatcatcatcatcaaaagtGACTGACTCTGAGAGTTTTGCCACCGAGACTGAAGATATGGAAAAAATGCAgtgccttaaaaatactatgCGTTTGATTGAAAACAAACCTACAATGTATATTGGTATTTCCAAAGACTGTTATTTTTTGATTCAGTTAATTCATAAGCAcactaatataaaaattgaacaTATTTTACTTTGTTTAAAGAAAATTAGACTAAATAGCACATTTTCAGAATTAGAAGATAATTTTGGAATATCTCTATCATAtgcaagtaaaatatttttgtctaatATCCCAATATTAAGTAGTGTATTAAACAAATTTATTGTTGCTTtagacaaaaaaaacataaaaaagaatCTCCCAATTGCATTCAGGCACAATTATTACAATGTCAGTTGTATCATTGATTGTCTGGAAATCGATATACAGAAACCCTCCAAGGCTTTATATCAGGCATTAACATGGTCAGACTACAAAAAAGGGAATACTGTGAAGTATTTAATTTCATGTACACCTAATGGTTTAGTCAATTATGTATCACAAGGGTTCGGTGGCAGAACCAGTGATGTCACCATAGTAGAAAACTGTAGCTTTATAAATGGGTTAGAGCCAGGAACTTACATCTTGGCTGACAGAGGCTTTAAGCACCTTGAACCTTTACTTCATGCAAAAGGAATGAAATTATTAAGACCACCTAGTGTAAGTGCTGGTGCAAAATTGACTAAATCTGAAGTTCGACAAACTAAAATCATTGCAAGCTTACGAATTCATATTGAAAGAGTCATAAGACGATTAAGGGAATTTCACATGTTAAAGCAACATTCAGTTATAAATACAAATATGCGTCGTTTCCttgaccatattattattattgcttgtgCACTAATTAATTTGCAGGATTCTCTAATTAAATAA
- the LOC121728904 gene encoding uncharacterized protein LOC121728904 isoform X2, translating to MVYKWCAVPECKNTSLKTPEKIFVSVPTNPKRRKMWLQLARRDPKSVLSHSNIFMCEDHFDIEKDTTNYLKYKMGFSQKIFLTDKAVPTKFHCQEDRKRRLSPQAGPSRDTSLKRQRKSLVAECLESQSTTETDVESMNQQHDSIIVQDTVMLEEIPKTLDKETSTETVVTVEKSVQVTTKVTKHFRSKAVQVRSQNKSISTSPSKVCTTSSFTSPLKIEPCRLHPSHSGAVNAVKKKIILEDERSDSEISCLESGHLSPFVLTSTSSSSKVTDSESFATETEDMEKMQCLKNTMRLIENKPTMYIGISKDCYFLIQLIHKHTNIKIEHILLCLKKIRLNSTFSELEDNFGISLSYASKIFLSNIPILSSVLNKFIVALDKKNIKKNLPIAFRHNYYNVSCIIDCLEIDIQKPSKALYQALTWSDYKKGNTVKYLISCTPNGLVNYVSQGFGGRTSDVTIVENCSFINGLEPGTYILADRGFKHLEPLLHAKGMKLLRPPSVSAGAKLTKSEVRQTKIIASLRIHIERVIRRLREFHMLKLLLVH from the exons ATGGTGTATAAATGGTGTGCAGTGCCAGAATGTAAAAATACGTCTTTAAAAACTCCAGAAAAAATATTCGTTTCTGTTCCAACTAATCCCAAAAGACGAAAAATGTGGTTACAATTAGCTCGAAGAGACCCAAAGAGCGTTTTATCgcattcaaacatttttatgtGTGAAGATCACTTTGAT atAGAAAAAGATACAACAAACTACTTGAAATACAAAATGGGCTTCAGTCAGAAGATATTTTTGACAGATAAGGCTGTACCGACAAAATTTCATTGTCAAGAGGATCGCAAGAGACGACTGTCCCCTCAAGCTGGACCTTCTCGAGATACGTCCCTTAAAAGGCAAAGAAAAAGTCTTGTTGCGGAATGTTTGGAAAGTCAAAGCACTACTGAAACGGATGTTGAAAGTATGAATCAACAACATGACAGTATTATAGTACAAGATACTGTTATGCTGGAAG AAATACCAAAAACTCTAGACAAAGAAACTTCTACTGAAACTGTAGTAACTGTTGAAAAATCTGTTCAAGTAACAACGAAAGTGACTAAACATTTTAGGAGCAAAGCTGTGCAAGTACGAtcacaaaataaaagtatttctaCCTCACCGTCCAAAGTGTGTACAACATCCAGTTTCACTTCACCCTTGAAAATTGAACCATGTCGTCTTCATCCATCACACTCAGGAGCTGTTAACGCAGTGAAGAAAAAGATTATCCTTGAAGATGAAAGATCAGACAGTGAAATATCTTGTTTGGAAAGTGGCCATTTGTCTCCTTTTGTACTTACatctacatcatcatcatcaaaagtGACTGACTCTGAGAGTTTTGCCACCGAGACTGAAGATATGGAAAAAATGCAgtgccttaaaaatactatgCGTTTGATTGAAAACAAACCTACAATGTATATTGGTATTTCCAAAGACTGTTATTTTTTGATTCAGTTAATTCATAAGCAcactaatataaaaattgaacaTATTTTACTTTGTTTAAAGAAAATTAGACTAAATAGCACATTTTCAGAATTAGAAGATAATTTTGGAATATCTCTATCATAtgcaagtaaaatatttttgtctaatATCCCAATATTAAGTAGTGTATTAAACAAATTTATTGTTGCTTtagacaaaaaaaacataaaaaagaatCTCCCAATTGCATTCAGGCACAATTATTACAATGTCAGTTGTATCATTGATTGTCTGGAAATCGATATACAGAAACCCTCCAAGGCTTTATATCAGGCATTAACATGGTCAGACTACAAAAAAGGGAATACTGTGAAGTATTTAATTTCATGTACACCTAATGGTTTAGTCAATTATGTATCACAAGGGTTCGGTGGCAGAACCAGTGATGTCACCATAGTAGAAAACTGTAGCTTTATAAATGGGTTAGAGCCAGGAACTTACATCTTGGCTGACAGAGGCTTTAAGCACCTTGAACCTTTACTTCATGCAAAAGGAATGAAATTATTAAGACCACCTAGTGTAAGTGCTGGTGCAAAATTGACTAAATCTGAAGTTCGACAAACTAAAATCATTGCAAGCTTACGAATTCATATTGAAAGAGTCATAAGACGATTAAGGGAATTTCACATGTTAAA attattgcttgtgCACTAA
- the LOC121728824 gene encoding TNF receptor-associated factor 6-like, giving the protein MDPNKTKNASEGIAPIGIMALNETALSNQPESRYECPVCLNWLRDPVITTCGHKFCKSCITSWLQNSGHCPIDNINLSMKVDIFPDNYTKREIQEQRMNCPFSDKGCNVKVTPLDLDAHIAVCEYNKPEASCSVVTIPCSFHAVGCKETFTNQDDLNKHLQNDIQSHMSFLMNAYSEVKITNDISNASSADAKEQEAICLWDAPDKNGGEAPAPDNTSALIRALYERVVILEQRNREQDIVIANMSKQLSAFAVAKMKQNNDMLLRYCMGHYIWKIDNFKARLDAMLKDHCKMLYSPGFYTSPNGYKFCVRLNISAQNPLCFALHVHLMRTENDEFLEWPFNGRISFAMINRYNPEKTQRDTMMSNSTLVAFRRPTAEICVRGFGYTEYAVVSDVVRDGFVRDDVLIIRVNIRSV; this is encoded by the exons ATGGATCCGAACAAAACGAAAAATGCCTCAGAAGGCATAGCA CCAATAGGAATAATGGCCCTCAATGAAACGGCTCTGTCCAATCAACCAGAGTCAAGATATGAGTGTCCAGTTTGCTTGAATTGGCTCCGAGATCCAGTAATAACAACCTGTGGACACAAGTTTTGTAAAAGCTGCATAACATCCTGGTTACA GAACAGCGGGCACTGTCCAATAGACAACATCAACCTGAGTATGAAGGTGGACATCTTCCCCGATAACTACACCAAGAGGGAGATACAGGAGCAACGAATGAATTGTCCCTTCTCTGATAAAG GTTGCAATGTAAAAGTAACTCCTCTGGATTTGGACGCGCATATAGCGGTGTGCGAGTACAACAAGCCGGAAGCTTCGTGTTCTGTTGTGACTATACCGTGCTCCTTCCACGCGGTGGGATGCAAGGAGACCTTCACAAACCAGGACGACCTCAACAAACATCTGCAGAATGATATACAGAGTCATATGAGT TTCCTAATGAACGCGTACTCAGAGGTGAAGATCACCAACGACATATCGAACGCGAGCAGCGCGGACGCAAAGGAGCAGGAGGCGATCTGTCTGTGGGATGCGCCAGACAAGAACGGCGGCGAGGCCCCCGCGCCGGACAACACTAGTGCGCTTATCAG AGCCCTATACGAGCGAGTGGTTATTCTAGAGCAGAGGAATCGAGAACAGGATATAGTGATAGCGAACATGTCCAAACAGCTGTCGGCATTCGCCGTGGCCAAGATGAAACAGAATAACGACATGCTGCTGCGTTACTGTATGGGCCACTACATATGGAAGATCGATAACTTCAAAGCGAGACTGGATGCCATGTTGAAAGACCACTGCAAAATGTTGTACAGCCCTGGATTTTATACGTCGCCTAATGGATACAA ATTCTGCGTCCGCCTGAACATCTCGGCGCAGAACCCGCTGTGCTTCGCGCTGCACGTGCACCTCATGCGGACGGAGAACGACGAGTTCCTCGAGTGGCCCTTCAACGGACGGATATCCTTCGCCATGATCAACCG CTACAACCCCGAGAAGACTCAACGCGACACCATGATGTCGAACTCAACGCTCGTGGCGTTCAGACGGCCGACCGCCGAGATCTGCGTGCGTGGGTTCGGGTACACCGAGTACGCCGTGGTCAGCGACGTGGTCAGGGACGGCTTCGTGAGAGACGACGTGCTCATCATACGCGTCAACATACGGAGCGTATGA